One window from the genome of Cyclobacterium amurskyense encodes:
- a CDS encoding arylsulfatase: MKLSKSLLFLCICTFMACKSEEKEQDRPNILIILSDDQGWGDLSFTGNPNLKTPNIDRLGVEGVSFDRFYVSPVCSPTRAEMLTGRYHLRGGVSGTSAGQERLDLDEVTFAEVLKKSGYVTGAFGKWHNGMQHPYHPNARGFDEFYGFCSGHWGDYFSPPLEHNGKPVQGDGFLANDLTAKAMQFIEENQAHPFLVYLPLNTPHSPMQVPDRWYDSFAKKELDSLVQNEDQEFTKAALAMCENIDWNVGRIMDKLKSLDLEENTIVIYFSDNGPNSFRWNGGMKGRKGSTDEGGVRSPLFIQWKRTIPGGEVVEEISSAIDLFPTLMELLGIEHNSEKPFDGKSLKPLIFNEASKWEDRIIYRHWNNRTSLRTQNFLLDHEGALFDMGKDPFQQNPIQDQMKELTAELTASKASWEREMAEEMDKSSKIRSFTLGAPGAKYTQMPARDGEAHGQIQRSNRFPNDSFFTNWVSLEDSITWDVEVLESGKYQVDLYYTCPKIDIGATFRLQLGENYLDGKVDIAHDPPLKGMENDRVERMESYVKDFKPISLGEINLESGEATLSMKALEIPGNQVMDLRLIVFTKTN; encoded by the coding sequence ATGAAACTTTCTAAATCCTTATTATTCCTGTGTATATGTACTTTTATGGCTTGTAAGTCAGAAGAAAAAGAACAAGACAGGCCTAATATTCTGATCATTTTATCTGATGATCAGGGATGGGGTGATTTAAGTTTCACTGGGAACCCAAATTTGAAGACACCAAATATTGATAGGTTGGGTGTTGAGGGGGTCAGTTTTGATCGTTTTTATGTGTCTCCGGTCTGTTCTCCTACCAGGGCAGAAATGCTTACTGGCAGGTACCATTTGCGTGGAGGGGTAAGTGGGACTTCGGCCGGGCAAGAACGATTGGACCTAGATGAAGTAACCTTTGCCGAAGTGCTAAAAAAATCAGGCTACGTAACAGGCGCTTTTGGTAAGTGGCACAATGGCATGCAACACCCTTACCATCCCAATGCCAGGGGGTTTGATGAGTTTTATGGCTTTTGTTCCGGACATTGGGGGGATTATTTTAGTCCACCGCTGGAACACAATGGTAAACCTGTTCAAGGTGATGGCTTTCTTGCCAATGACCTGACAGCAAAAGCCATGCAGTTTATTGAGGAAAATCAAGCGCATCCTTTTCTAGTTTACCTGCCCTTAAACACACCACATTCACCCATGCAAGTTCCCGATCGTTGGTACGACTCATTTGCTAAGAAGGAGCTTGATAGTCTAGTGCAGAACGAAGACCAGGAGTTTACAAAGGCAGCACTTGCCATGTGTGAAAACATCGATTGGAATGTGGGAAGAATAATGGACAAGTTGAAATCCCTTGACCTGGAGGAAAATACCATTGTAATTTATTTTAGTGACAATGGTCCGAATAGTTTTAGGTGGAATGGTGGAATGAAAGGCAGAAAGGGTTCTACAGATGAAGGAGGAGTTAGAAGTCCATTATTCATACAATGGAAAAGGACCATTCCAGGAGGTGAAGTGGTCGAAGAAATATCAAGTGCGATTGACCTGTTCCCAACTTTAATGGAGCTGCTAGGGATAGAACATAATTCGGAAAAGCCCTTCGATGGTAAAAGTTTAAAGCCACTTATATTCAATGAAGCCAGCAAGTGGGAGGATAGAATAATCTACAGACATTGGAATAACAGAACGAGTTTAAGAACCCAGAATTTTCTTCTGGATCATGAAGGAGCCTTGTTTGACATGGGAAAAGACCCATTTCAACAAAACCCTATTCAAGATCAAATGAAGGAATTAACTGCGGAATTAACAGCATCAAAAGCATCTTGGGAAAGAGAAATGGCTGAAGAAATGGACAAAAGTTCTAAGATCAGATCATTTACCCTGGGAGCACCTGGAGCAAAGTACACCCAAATGCCCGCCCGTGATGGTGAGGCTCATGGTCAGATTCAACGATCCAACCGGTTCCCCAATGACTCTTTTTTTACAAATTGGGTAAGTTTGGAAGACAGTATCACTTGGGATGTGGAGGTATTGGAATCAGGAAAATACCAGGTTGATTTATATTATACATGCCCTAAAATAGACATTGGCGCCACCTTTAGACTTCAGCTAGGAGAGAATTACCTAGATGGAAAAGTGGATATAGCCCATGATCCACCTCTCAAGGGGATGGAAAATGACAGGGTAGAGCGCATGGAATCCTATGTTAAAGATTTCAAACCCATATCATTGGGTGAAATAAACCTGGAAAGTGGAGAAGCCACTTTATCCATGAAAGCGCTTGAGATCCCTGGTAATCAGGTAATGGATTTAAGATTGATTGTATTCACCAAAACCAATTGA
- a CDS encoding FAD-dependent oxidoreductase, whose protein sequence is MIRQLSYLVIGCLILSSLIFSCSGPEEAKEKTYDVVVYGATSSGVIAAYTAKSMGKSVLLIEPSMHLGGLTTGGLGYTDIGNKFAVTGLSRDFYRKLGDHYGKFEQWIFEPSVAKATFQEYLDRAGITVQYGFRIQSAENKDGWITKISIENANNPSEPVREVSGKMFIDATYEGDLMAKSGVSYDIGRESNEKYGETYNGVQLMNGHQFPDGVDPYKTPGDPSSGLLWGISEERLAEDGTEDDKIQAYNYRICLTNDPDNRIEITKPEGYDPAMFDLLVRLFEAQPEKRSLGQYFIWSRMPNNKTDINNRGGFSTDMIGMNHEYPEGSYEKRKEIIDAHTLYTKSLLYFYKTDPRVPKELQEAIQEWGYPKDEYVENGNWTPQLYVREVRRMIGEYVMTQANCVGEEVVEDGVGMAAYTMDSHNIQRVVVEKDGKKMVKNEGNVEIGGFGPYPIAYRSIIPKANEAKNLLVPVALSASHIAYGSIRMEPVFMVLGQSAAVAASLALDEGQAVQEVSIKKLQGELHSNPLANGSTAELLVDNDDEGVVVTGDWEVQNRHGYGPTLLKNAGNGNSISTVRFSPKVVENGKYDIYVYFSGTEDATSQTKIIVSDGKSENEVFVKETDIRVEGQTRGEWVNVGAYTLEAGTNPFVIVSTEGADGTVVADAVLWVPEK, encoded by the coding sequence ATGATAAGACAATTAAGTTATTTAGTAATAGGCTGTTTGATTTTATCAAGCCTGATTTTTTCTTGCTCAGGGCCTGAAGAAGCCAAAGAAAAAACCTATGATGTAGTCGTATATGGAGCCACATCTTCGGGGGTAATAGCAGCTTATACAGCGAAGAGTATGGGGAAATCAGTACTTCTGATTGAGCCTAGCATGCACCTTGGTGGTTTGACTACTGGTGGATTAGGCTACACTGATATAGGGAATAAATTTGCCGTAACTGGCTTATCAAGAGATTTCTATCGAAAACTTGGTGATCATTATGGGAAATTTGAGCAGTGGATATTCGAACCAAGTGTAGCTAAAGCTACCTTTCAAGAGTATTTGGACCGGGCAGGAATCACTGTTCAGTATGGGTTTAGAATCCAAAGTGCTGAGAATAAAGATGGATGGATAACCAAGATTTCTATTGAGAATGCCAATAACCCTTCAGAACCGGTGAGGGAAGTGTCAGGTAAAATGTTTATCGACGCTACCTATGAAGGTGACCTGATGGCAAAGTCTGGGGTAAGTTATGATATCGGTAGGGAATCCAATGAAAAATATGGGGAAACCTATAATGGCGTTCAATTAATGAATGGCCACCAGTTTCCTGACGGCGTTGATCCTTACAAAACTCCAGGAGATCCTTCAAGTGGTTTGCTTTGGGGTATAAGTGAGGAGCGTTTGGCGGAAGATGGCACAGAAGATGATAAAATTCAAGCCTATAATTACCGTATTTGCTTGACCAATGATCCTGACAATCGGATAGAAATTACGAAGCCGGAAGGTTATGATCCAGCCATGTTTGATTTATTGGTCAGACTCTTCGAAGCTCAACCTGAAAAAAGAAGCCTTGGGCAGTATTTTATCTGGAGTCGCATGCCAAATAACAAAACGGACATAAACAATAGGGGAGGTTTCTCTACAGATATGATTGGAATGAACCATGAATATCCAGAAGGAAGTTATGAAAAGCGGAAAGAAATCATAGATGCACACACGCTTTACACGAAATCTCTGCTTTACTTTTACAAAACTGACCCAAGGGTGCCAAAAGAACTTCAAGAGGCGATTCAGGAATGGGGTTATCCAAAAGATGAATATGTAGAAAATGGAAATTGGACTCCGCAATTGTATGTGAGGGAAGTACGGAGAATGATAGGAGAATATGTAATGACTCAAGCCAATTGTGTAGGAGAGGAAGTAGTAGAGGATGGTGTTGGAATGGCTGCCTACACCATGGATTCTCACAATATTCAGCGTGTGGTTGTAGAGAAGGATGGTAAGAAAATGGTGAAGAATGAAGGTAATGTTGAAATAGGTGGTTTTGGCCCATATCCTATTGCTTACAGGTCAATTATACCCAAGGCAAATGAAGCAAAGAACCTATTGGTACCGGTGGCACTTTCTGCAAGTCATATTGCTTATGGCTCGATTCGAATGGAGCCGGTATTTATGGTTTTAGGACAATCTGCTGCAGTGGCTGCAAGTTTGGCCTTGGATGAAGGGCAAGCTGTTCAGGAGGTATCCATTAAGAAGCTACAAGGAGAGCTTCACTCAAATCCATTGGCAAATGGAAGCACTGCTGAATTACTGGTGGACAATGATGATGAAGGTGTAGTTGTTACCGGAGATTGGGAGGTTCAAAATAGGCATGGATATGGTCCAACACTTTTGAAAAACGCAGGCAATGGCAACTCCATTAGTACAGTCCGTTTTAGTCCAAAAGTGGTAGAAAATGGTAAGTATGACATTTATGTCTATTTCTCAGGAACAGAGGATGCAACAAGTCAGACCAAAATTATTGTTTCTGATGGAAAATCAGAAAATGAGGTTTTTGTAAAAGAAACGGACATTAGAGTTGAAGGCCAAACAAGAGGAGAGTGGGTAAATGTAGGCGCTTATACCTTAGAAGCAGGTACGAATCCTTTTGTTATTGTTAGTACAGAAGGTGCAGATGGCACAGTTGTAGCTGATGCAGTACTATGGGTGCCTGAAAAATAA
- a CDS encoding alpha/beta fold hydrolase, with amino-acid sequence MNKDKIVKNNVKIIGNGKQPIVFGHGYGCDQNMWRFITPAFEKDYQVILFDLVGSGNSDQSAYDFEKYSSLKGYAQDLIEMIVELNLSRVIFVGHSVNCIIGILAATARPDLFDDLVLIGPSPCYTNDDDYFGGFTKADIDELIETLDSNYLGWSSFITPIIIGNPELPEYAEELKNSFCSMNPNIAKHFAKVTFMGDNRADLENVSIPTLILQSHPDVIAPVRVGEFVNQQIKESHYVLLNASGHCPHLTAPDQVVSSIESYLANRN; translated from the coding sequence ATGAATAAAGATAAGATAGTAAAAAACAACGTGAAAATTATTGGTAACGGTAAGCAGCCTATTGTTTTTGGTCATGGATATGGTTGTGATCAGAACATGTGGCGCTTTATAACACCTGCTTTCGAAAAGGATTATCAGGTTATTTTATTTGACCTTGTAGGTTCAGGCAATTCAGATCAAAGCGCTTATGATTTTGAAAAATACAGTTCTCTAAAGGGGTATGCTCAGGATCTAATTGAAATGATCGTTGAACTTAATCTTTCAAGGGTTATTTTTGTAGGTCATTCTGTAAATTGTATTATCGGAATACTGGCTGCCACTGCAAGGCCTGATTTATTTGATGATTTGGTTTTGATTGGTCCTTCACCCTGCTACACCAATGATGATGATTATTTTGGAGGCTTTACCAAAGCGGATATTGATGAATTAATTGAAACTTTGGATAGTAATTATTTAGGGTGGTCTAGTTTTATTACGCCAATAATTATAGGCAATCCTGAATTGCCTGAATATGCCGAAGAATTAAAGAATAGTTTCTGCTCGATGAATCCTAATATAGCCAAGCATTTTGCCAAGGTAACCTTTATGGGGGACAATAGAGCGGATTTAGAAAATGTGTCTATACCCACTTTAATTCTTCAAAGCCATCCCGATGTTATTGCCCCAGTTAGAGTAGGGGAGTTTGTAAATCAACAGATTAAAGAAAGTCATTATGTGCTATTGAACGCTTCAGGGCATTGTCCTCACCTGACTGCCCCTGATCAAGTTGTTTCAAGTATTGAATCCTATTTAGCCAACAGAAATTGA